In Nicotiana tabacum cultivar K326 chromosome 11, ASM71507v2, whole genome shotgun sequence, a single window of DNA contains:
- the LOC107830153 gene encoding putative clathrin assembly protein At4g40080: protein MGKKITTLRDLIGAIKDKASQSKAAFISKPSNLSLHLAVLRATSHTPSTPPDDHHVSALLSLGDSSRATASSLIVIIMDRIHRTGDSTVALKCLLIIHHIIKRGPFILQDQLSVFPATGGHNYLKLSAFRDGATSATWAISAWIRFYARYIETLLFTSRILGYFLSYFSCSSEKDKQEEKISSFLNSDLIRDVDSLVQLIEETCKVPDSLLLEGNKLLYEVIGLLGNDYLSTVNELLLRLSEFKERLSCLSFGESVELGCILKRLEECKERLCVIFTVKKPSTELLWSLVNDLSEKIENLKVGKEGPKLLTFGISSESARFGNRVMKFGDSVRFSSGRYEMNNLSLMIVQGKKLGKVQ, encoded by the coding sequence atggGGAAGAAAATAACAACACTAAGAGATCTCATAGGCGCCATTAAAGACAAAGCTTCACAATCCAAAGCTGCTTTCATCTCTAAACCAAGTAATCTCTCTCTCCACCTCGCCGTCCTACGCGCCACCAGTCACACACCATCAACGCCGCCTGACGACCACCATGTCTCCGCCCTCTTATCCCTCGGTGATAGCTCACGCGCCACCGCTTCTTCCCTTATCGTCATCATCATGGACCGTATCCACCGTACCGGAGATTCCACCGTCGCCCTAAAATGCCTCCTTATCATCCACCATATAATTAAACGTGGACCGTTTATTTTACAAGACCAGCTCTCTGTTTTCCCGGCCACCGGCGGACATAATTACTTAAAACTCTCCGCTTTCCGCGACGGCGCCACCTCTGCCACGTGGGCAATCTCTGCATGGATCAGATTTTACGCAAGATATATTGAAACCCTACTTTTTACCTCAAGAATCTTAggttattttctttcttatttttcatgCAGTTCCGAAAAAgataaacaagaagaaaaaatctCATCTTTTTTGAACTCAGATTTAATCAGGGACGTTGATTCTTTGGTTCAGTTGATTGAAGAAACATGCAAAGTACCTGATTCCCTCCTTTTAGAAGGTAACAAATTGTTGTACGAGGTCATTGGATTATTGGGTAATGATTATTTATCGACCGTTAATGAACTTTTATTAAGACTCAGTGAGTTTAAGGAAAGACTGAGTTGTCTGAGTTTCGGTGAATCGGTCGAGTTGGGTTGTATTTTGAAGAGATTAGAAGAATGTAAAGAGagattatgtgttatttttacaGTGAAAAAACCTTCAACAGAGTTATTATGGAGTTTGGTTAATGATTTAAGTGagaaaattgagaatttgaaggtTGGAAAAGAAGGTCCGAAGTTGCTAACGTTTGGAATATCAAGTGAGTCGGCTCGGTTCGGTAACCGAGTTATGAAATTTGGTGACTCGGTCCGGTTTTCTTCAGGAAGGTATGAGATGAATAATCTTTCTCTTATGATTGTGCAAGGAAAGAAATTGGGAAAAGTTCAATAA